The following coding sequences are from one Pseudonocardia sp. EC080619-01 window:
- a CDS encoding sulfite exporter TauE/SafE family protein: MIDLSQPWALAFLLVAGLLAGAVNAVAGGGSLLVFPALLAVGFPPLAANVTNSVAQWPGYAGLVLGSRQELPGQGRRIAGTAVAAALGSGVGCALLLVLPTAVFDAVVPVLVILAALTMAVGPRLKRWIGDPADAGRDRTTALTVAVFLAAIYGGYFGGALGVVLISALALFAHDELRRLNALKGVLSLVVATVTVAVFALGAPVDWLAVALLAPTTLVGGYLGALVARRMPETLLRWAVVVLGLAVGVALFLQ; this comes from the coding sequence GTGATCGACCTCTCGCAGCCGTGGGCGCTCGCCTTCCTGCTCGTGGCCGGGCTGCTCGCGGGGGCGGTCAACGCCGTCGCGGGCGGCGGGTCGCTGCTGGTGTTCCCCGCGCTGCTCGCGGTCGGCTTCCCGCCGCTGGCCGCGAACGTCACGAACTCGGTCGCGCAGTGGCCGGGCTACGCCGGTCTCGTGCTCGGCTCGCGCCAGGAGCTGCCCGGGCAGGGCCGGCGGATCGCCGGGACCGCCGTGGCGGCCGCGCTCGGCTCCGGGGTCGGCTGCGCGTTGCTGCTGGTGCTGCCGACGGCGGTGTTCGACGCCGTCGTGCCGGTGCTCGTGATCCTGGCCGCGCTGACGATGGCGGTGGGCCCCCGGCTGAAACGCTGGATCGGTGATCCGGCCGACGCCGGCCGGGACCGCACGACGGCGCTGACGGTGGCGGTGTTCCTCGCCGCGATCTACGGCGGCTACTTCGGGGGCGCGCTCGGCGTCGTCCTGATCTCGGCGCTGGCCCTGTTCGCGCACGACGAGCTGCGCAGGCTCAACGCGCTCAAGGGTGTGCTGTCGCTGGTCGTCGCGACGGTCACGGTGGCGGTGTTCGCGCTCGGCGCTCCGGTGGACTGGCTCGCGGTGGCGCTGCTGGCGCCGACGACGCTGGTGGGCGGCTACCTCGGCGCGCTCGTCGCGCGGCGGATGCCGGAGACGCTCCTGCGGTGGGCGGTCGTCGTGCTCGGGCTCGCCGTCGGCGTGGCCCTGTTCCTGCAGTGA
- a CDS encoding SLC13 family permease yields MSLLLAVALLAVVLVAATVRPFGLPEIVLAAPAAVLTVVAGLLTPAAAWAEIAELAPTVGFLSAILLLGHLADAEGVFRWVGDRLGAASDGSPRRLLVLVFAVAAGTTAVLSLDATVVLLTPVVLATAARRGWASRPHSYACVHLSNSASGLLPVSNLTNLLAFSASGLGFLGFAGLMAAPWVAVIVVEYLVLRWYFTRDLLPAPAVPGSGVPGAGSGVPAAGAGAGSGSGVPGAGSGPEAGSVPDAGSMPETGSAPGSGSGAGSASGGRAGPDSGSRFGSGGDRACAGSGRAPRFALGVLALTLAGFGASSAAGIEPGWIAAAGAAVLAVRALVRRETGPFRLVAAASPGFCLFVLALGVVVAGVSGQGLAGWLGGLLPDTPDLAGLLLTAAIAAVLANVVNNLPATLVLLAALGPAPSTGLVLAVLLGVNIGPNLTYAGSLATLLWRRIAAGCGDPPRFTTFAALGAVTVPLGLFAATLALWASLTLAG; encoded by the coding sequence GTGAGCCTTCTCCTGGCGGTCGCGCTGCTCGCCGTCGTGCTCGTCGCCGCCACGGTGCGGCCGTTCGGGCTGCCCGAGATCGTGCTCGCCGCGCCGGCCGCGGTCCTCACCGTCGTCGCGGGGCTGCTGACGCCGGCCGCGGCGTGGGCCGAGATCGCCGAGCTCGCGCCGACCGTCGGGTTCCTCTCCGCGATCCTGCTGCTGGGACACCTCGCCGACGCCGAGGGCGTCTTCCGGTGGGTCGGCGACCGGCTGGGCGCCGCCTCCGACGGATCCCCGCGACGCCTGCTGGTCCTGGTCTTCGCCGTCGCGGCCGGGACGACGGCGGTGCTCAGCCTGGACGCGACCGTCGTCCTGCTCACGCCCGTGGTGCTCGCGACGGCGGCGCGGCGGGGCTGGGCGTCGCGGCCGCACTCGTACGCCTGCGTGCACCTGTCGAACTCGGCGTCCGGGCTGCTGCCGGTGTCGAACCTGACGAACCTCCTGGCGTTCTCGGCGTCGGGTCTGGGGTTCCTGGGGTTCGCCGGGCTGATGGCGGCGCCCTGGGTGGCGGTGATCGTCGTCGAGTACCTGGTGCTGCGGTGGTACTTCACGCGGGATCTGCTGCCTGCTCCCGCCGTTCCCGGGTCCGGGGTTCCCGGGGCCGGGTCCGGGGTTCCCGCCGCCGGGGCCGGGGCCGGGTCCGGGTCCGGGGTTCCCGGGGCCGGGTCCGGTCCCGAGGCCGGATCAGTCCCCGACGCCGGATCCATGCCCGAGACCGGATCGGCTCCCGGGTCCGGGTCCGGGGCCGGATCCGCTTCCGGGGGCCGGGCCGGGCCGGATTCCGGATCCAGGTTCGGGTCCGGTGGCGACCGGGCCTGCGCCGGATCCGGACGGGCGCCGCGGTTCGCGCTGGGCGTCCTCGCCCTGACCCTCGCCGGGTTCGGCGCCTCCTCCGCTGCCGGGATCGAGCCGGGGTGGATCGCCGCGGCCGGGGCGGCGGTGCTGGCGGTGCGGGCGCTCGTCCGGCGCGAGACGGGACCGTTCCGGCTGGTCGCCGCGGCGTCGCCCGGGTTCTGCCTGTTCGTGCTCGCGCTGGGTGTCGTGGTGGCCGGCGTGTCCGGGCAGGGACTCGCCGGGTGGCTCGGCGGGCTGCTCCCGGACACCCCCGACCTGGCGGGGCTCCTGCTGACCGCCGCGATCGCCGCAGTGCTGGCGAACGTCGTGAACAACCTGCCGGCGACACTCGTCCTGCTCGCCGCGCTCGGACCCGCACCGTCCACCGGCCTGGTGCTGGCCGTGCTGCTCGGGGTGAACATCGGGCCGAACCTGACCTACGCCGGGTCGCTGGCGACGCTGCTGTGGCGCCGCATCGCCGCGGGGTGCGGCGACCCGCCCCGGTTCACGACGTTCGCGGCACTGGGAGCGGTCACGGTCCCCCTCGGCCTGTTCGCCGCGACCCTCGCCCTGTGGGCGTCCCTGACCCTCGCCGGCTGA